From Aristaeella lactis, the proteins below share one genomic window:
- the queA gene encoding tRNA preQ1(34) S-adenosylmethionine ribosyltransferase-isomerase QueA, whose product MKTSDFNYDLPEELIAQTPVEPRDHSRLLVYHRNGGQIEHKHFYDIIDYLNPGDALVINETKVIPARLLGVKEDTGVPVEVLLLRRRSATDWEALVRPGRRLRPGTVCSFGDGLLRCEVLDNVEEIGGRIVRFHCDGVFEEVLDRLGEMPLPPYIHEKLADANRYQTVYAKQEGSAAAPTAGLHFTPELLERIKAKGITVVPVLLHVGLGTFRPVKVENAEEHVMHSEFCQVTEEAAETLNRIRRDGGRIVCVGTTSVRTLETMATEDGIVHAGARDTAIFIYPGVKIKAVDALITNFHLPQSTLLMLVSALTGRDEALRVYREAVQERYRFFSFGDAMFIE is encoded by the coding sequence ATGAAAACTTCCGACTTCAACTATGACCTTCCCGAAGAGCTGATCGCCCAGACCCCCGTGGAACCCCGGGACCACAGCCGCCTGCTGGTTTACCACCGGAACGGCGGGCAGATCGAACATAAGCACTTCTACGATATCATCGACTACCTCAACCCCGGCGATGCCCTGGTCATCAACGAGACCAAGGTAATCCCCGCCCGCCTGCTTGGCGTCAAGGAGGATACCGGCGTGCCGGTAGAGGTACTGCTGCTCCGCCGCCGCAGCGCCACGGACTGGGAGGCGCTTGTCCGTCCCGGCCGCAGGCTCCGCCCCGGAACCGTCTGTTCCTTCGGGGACGGGCTGCTCCGCTGTGAGGTGCTGGATAACGTGGAGGAGATCGGCGGACGGATCGTCCGTTTCCATTGCGACGGTGTCTTTGAAGAAGTGCTGGACCGGCTGGGCGAAATGCCCCTGCCGCCCTATATCCACGAAAAGCTCGCCGACGCGAACCGTTACCAGACCGTATACGCGAAGCAGGAAGGTTCCGCCGCCGCTCCCACCGCCGGCCTCCATTTCACCCCGGAGCTGCTGGAGCGGATCAAAGCCAAAGGCATCACCGTTGTCCCGGTCCTGCTGCATGTGGGGCTCGGCACCTTCCGCCCGGTCAAGGTGGAAAACGCGGAAGAGCATGTGATGCACAGTGAGTTCTGCCAGGTGACCGAAGAGGCAGCCGAAACGCTGAACCGCATCCGCCGGGACGGCGGCCGCATCGTCTGCGTCGGCACCACCTCCGTCCGGACACTGGAAACCATGGCCACGGAAGACGGCATTGTCCACGCCGGCGCGCGGGATACTGCTATCTTCATCTATCCCGGTGTAAAGATCAAAGCGGTGGACGCCCTGATCACGAATTTCCACCTGCCGCAGAGCACCCTGCTCATGCTTGTCAGCGCGCTGACAGGCCGGGACGAAGCCCTGCGCGTTTACCGCGAAGCCGTTCAGGAAAGATACCGTTTCTTCTCCTTCGGCGACGCTATGTTCATAGAATAA
- the ruvB gene encoding Holliday junction branch migration DNA helicase RuvB, translating to MDDRLMTGSYMAEDSSVEQTLRPHTLRDYVGQQAVKSSLDIYIKAALSRHDALDHMLLYGPPGLGKTTLACIVAAEMGQNIRVTSGPAIERPGDLASILSNLNAGDVLFIDEIHRLSRQVEEVLYPAMEDFAIDIMIGKGPTARSIRVDLPRFTLVGATTRAGQLSAPLRDRFGMLFRLEMYTPEELRQIVERSAGILGVNADTDGLLEIARRSRGTPRIANRMLKRVRDYAEVKAGGHISRDIAREALALLDVDELGLDKVDRNILTCMMDKFAGGPVGLDTLAATTGEDAVTIEDVYEPYLMQLGFLMRTPRGRVCTPAAWNHLKKNMPATAEAQIRMEI from the coding sequence ATGGATGACAGATTAATGACCGGGTCCTATATGGCGGAGGACAGCTCGGTGGAGCAGACCCTCCGTCCCCATACGCTCAGGGACTATGTGGGCCAGCAGGCCGTAAAGAGCAGCCTGGATATCTATATCAAGGCCGCCCTTTCCCGCCATGACGCGCTGGACCATATGCTGCTTTACGGCCCGCCCGGTCTGGGCAAGACCACCCTGGCCTGCATTGTCGCCGCGGAAATGGGACAGAACATCCGCGTGACCAGCGGCCCCGCCATTGAGCGGCCCGGAGACCTTGCCTCCATCCTCAGCAACCTGAACGCCGGGGACGTGCTGTTTATCGACGAGATCCACCGCCTCTCCCGCCAGGTGGAAGAGGTGCTCTATCCCGCCATGGAAGACTTCGCCATTGATATCATGATCGGCAAAGGCCCCACCGCCCGGAGCATCCGGGTGGACCTGCCCAGGTTCACCCTGGTCGGTGCCACGACCCGCGCGGGCCAGCTGTCCGCTCCCCTGCGGGACCGGTTCGGAATGCTGTTCCGGCTGGAGATGTACACCCCGGAAGAACTCCGCCAGATCGTGGAACGCAGTGCCGGGATCCTCGGTGTGAACGCGGATACGGACGGCCTGCTGGAGATCGCGCGCCGCAGCCGCGGTACGCCCCGTATCGCCAACCGCATGCTCAAACGGGTACGGGACTATGCCGAGGTCAAAGCCGGCGGTCATATCAGCCGGGATATTGCCCGGGAAGCCCTCGCCCTGCTGGACGTGGATGAGCTCGGCCTGGACAAGGTGGACCGGAATATCCTCACCTGCATGATGGATAAGTTTGCCGGCGGCCCGGTTGGCCTGGACACGCTGGCCGCCACCACCGGCGAAGACGCCGTTACCATCGAAGACGTATACGAGCCCTACCTGATGCAGCTGGGCTTCCTGATGCGCACTCCCCGCGGCCGGGTCTGCACTCCCGCCGCCTGGAATCACCTGAAAAAGAACATGCCTGCCACAGCAGAGGCCCAAATCAGGATGGAGATCTGA
- the ruvA gene encoding Holliday junction branch migration protein RuvA, which produces MYAFIEGEVCEKLNGSLVLLASGVGWQLNCSNNTLQAAPPVGEKMRCYTYLSVREDAMELFGFATKEEKEMFLQLTAVSGIGPKTALGVLGAMPLRDLNLAILLGDVNALSRAPGIGKKTAQRIALELKDKISQADVSAAAAPSQGAAVSSLSSDAVTEAIEALIALGYSSTEARNAISQIKDQTDKPEELIRLALRTMAGF; this is translated from the coding sequence ATGTACGCGTTTATCGAAGGCGAGGTCTGTGAAAAGCTGAACGGCAGTCTCGTCCTTCTGGCTTCCGGTGTCGGCTGGCAGCTGAACTGTTCCAACAACACCCTGCAGGCTGCTCCGCCCGTGGGAGAGAAGATGCGCTGCTACACCTACCTCTCCGTCCGGGAGGATGCGATGGAGCTTTTCGGCTTCGCCACAAAAGAAGAGAAGGAAATGTTCCTTCAGCTGACTGCCGTTTCAGGGATCGGCCCGAAAACCGCCCTGGGTGTCCTCGGTGCCATGCCCCTGCGGGACCTGAACCTTGCGATCCTCCTTGGGGATGTGAACGCCCTGTCCCGTGCCCCCGGCATCGGCAAGAAAACCGCCCAGCGGATCGCGCTGGAGCTGAAGGACAAGATCAGCCAGGCGGATGTCTCCGCTGCAGCCGCTCCGTCGCAGGGCGCCGCCGTTTCCTCCCTCAGCTCCGATGCCGTTACAGAAGCCATCGAGGCGCTGATCGCCCTGGGATACTCCTCCACGGAAGCGCGGAACGCCATCTCCCAGATCAAGGACCAGACAGACAAACCGGAAGAACTGATTCGCCTTGCCCTGCGCACCATGGCAGGATTTTGA
- the ruvC gene encoding crossover junction endodeoxyribonuclease RuvC, whose product MIVLGIDPGYALMGWGVVESEGSRMKLINYGCIETKAGVPMQNRLRTLQLGIRDLLNIYHPDDVAFEELFFARNVTTALMVGAARGAAIIAAAEYTQNLYEYTPMQIKQAITGYGKADKKQIQQMVKLLLKLDEIPKPDDAADAIACAITHCQAGVAKSQFLMK is encoded by the coding sequence TTGATCGTTCTGGGCATCGATCCGGGCTACGCCCTGATGGGCTGGGGCGTAGTGGAATCTGAGGGCAGCCGCATGAAGCTGATCAACTACGGCTGTATCGAAACCAAAGCCGGCGTCCCCATGCAGAACCGTCTCCGCACGCTGCAGCTCGGCATCCGGGATCTGCTCAACATCTATCATCCGGATGACGTGGCCTTTGAAGAGCTGTTTTTCGCCCGGAACGTAACCACCGCCCTGATGGTCGGGGCCGCCCGCGGCGCTGCGATCATCGCGGCCGCTGAATATACCCAGAATCTTTACGAATATACCCCCATGCAGATCAAACAGGCCATCACCGGATACGGCAAGGCGGATAAAAAGCAGATCCAGCAGATGGTCAAGCTCCTGCTGAAACTGGATGAGATCCCGAAGCCGGATGACGCCGCCGATGCCATCGCCTGCGCCATTACCCACTGCCAGGCCGGTGTGGCCAAATCCCAGTTCCTCATGAAGTAA
- the argH gene encoding argininosuccinate lyase, whose translation MKLWGGRFEKATDGLVDDFHSSISFDKRLFEQDITGSIAHATMLGEEGIIPAEDAAKIVEGLKGILEDARAGKIEWMVDAEDIHMNVETLLTQRIGDAGKRLHTGRSRNDQVALDTRMYAKAACRETEAMLEELLGALLDIAQDNLHTIMPGYTHMQKAQPITLAHHMMAYVQMFLRDRNRFSNAYKAADVMVLGSGALAGTTYPLNRERVADLLGFSRISDNSLDGVADRDYMLDYLSAASICMMHLSRFCEELILWNTNEFRFVEMDDAFATGSSIMPQKKNPDVAELIRGKTGRVYGHLMGLLTVMKGLPLAYNKDMQEDKEAFFDTRDTLVKGLTVFTAMLKTVTFRKDVMERGASGGFTNATDCADYLVKKGVAFRDAHKVVGELVAHCLNENKALLDLTLEELKQFHPAFEQDVFDDLSMISCVEKRKIPGAPAPEMVQRAIDAAKAALKKD comes from the coding sequence ATGAAGCTTTGGGGAGGACGGTTCGAAAAAGCAACCGACGGACTGGTGGATGATTTCCATTCCAGCATCTCTTTTGACAAGCGGCTTTTTGAACAGGATATTACCGGCTCCATCGCCCACGCGACCATGCTGGGTGAGGAAGGGATCATCCCCGCGGAGGACGCGGCGAAGATCGTGGAGGGCCTGAAGGGCATCCTGGAGGACGCGCGGGCCGGAAAGATCGAATGGATGGTGGACGCAGAGGATATTCATATGAACGTGGAAACCCTGCTGACGCAGCGCATCGGTGACGCCGGAAAGCGCCTGCATACCGGCCGGAGCCGGAATGACCAGGTGGCGCTGGATACGCGGATGTATGCCAAGGCTGCCTGCCGGGAAACGGAAGCGATGCTGGAGGAACTGCTGGGTGCGCTGCTGGATATCGCGCAGGACAACCTGCATACGATCATGCCGGGCTATACCCATATGCAGAAAGCCCAGCCCATTACCCTGGCCCATCATATGATGGCCTATGTACAGATGTTCCTGCGGGACCGGAACCGCTTCAGCAACGCATACAAGGCGGCGGACGTGATGGTACTGGGTTCCGGCGCGCTGGCCGGCACCACCTATCCCCTGAACCGGGAACGGGTAGCGGATCTGCTCGGGTTCTCCAGGATCTCCGACAACAGCCTGGACGGCGTAGCCGACCGGGATTATATGCTGGATTACCTTTCCGCGGCTTCCATCTGCATGATGCACCTGAGCCGCTTCTGCGAGGAACTGATCCTCTGGAACACCAATGAGTTCCGCTTTGTGGAAATGGACGATGCTTTTGCCACCGGTTCCAGCATCATGCCCCAGAAGAAGAATCCGGACGTGGCGGAGCTGATCCGCGGCAAGACCGGCCGGGTATACGGCCACCTGATGGGCCTGCTGACCGTGATGAAGGGCCTGCCGCTGGCCTACAACAAGGATATGCAGGAGGACAAGGAAGCCTTCTTTGATACCCGGGACACCCTGGTGAAGGGCCTGACCGTGTTCACCGCGATGCTGAAAACTGTGACCTTCCGCAAGGACGTGATGGAGCGGGGTGCTTCCGGCGGCTTCACCAACGCCACGGACTGCGCAGACTACCTGGTGAAGAAGGGCGTTGCCTTCCGGGATGCCCACAAGGTGGTTGGCGAGCTGGTGGCACACTGCCTGAATGAAAACAAAGCCCTGCTGGATCTGACGCTGGAGGAGCTGAAACAGTTCCATCCCGCTTTCGAACAGGACGTGTTTGACGACCTGAGCATGATTTCCTGCGTGGAGAAGCGGAAGATCCCCGGCGCTCCCGCTCCGGAAATGGTACAGCGTGCGATTGACGCCGCCAAGGCAGCACTGAAAAAAGATTAA
- a CDS encoding HAD-IIB family hydrolase, whose product MVNCSGTTMKGTPRMNYQLIALDLDGTLLNSRKELPEDAVRAIREVCAAGKTVVFDTGRAVPELAEQIALLPEVRYAIFCSGAGLYDTREKKAFGLQPIPAAQTERILSVSRTKDIMPQLVLADRDVIQASHMEQLEHYNMGVYRPMYEKAMTLVPDIYAFAESCKEPYLKINLYHAEVAERIRTRAQLETPDLELVYSEISSLECSARGVSKGSGLERLCGLLDIPLEACIAVGDADNDIPMLRAAGLGIAMGNAPDYVKTAADRIVSDQDHGGCTEAIMMLVKN is encoded by the coding sequence ATGGTAAACTGCTCCGGCACAACGATGAAAGGAACGCCCCGCATGAACTACCAGCTGATCGCCCTGGATCTGGACGGAACACTGCTCAACAGCCGGAAAGAACTTCCGGAGGACGCTGTCCGGGCCATCAGGGAAGTCTGTGCTGCCGGAAAGACCGTGGTCTTTGATACCGGACGGGCTGTGCCGGAACTGGCTGAACAGATTGCCCTGCTTCCGGAAGTACGGTATGCGATCTTCTGCAGCGGCGCAGGCCTGTACGATACCCGGGAAAAGAAAGCCTTCGGCCTGCAGCCCATCCCCGCCGCACAGACAGAGCGGATCCTTTCCGTTTCCCGCACAAAGGACATCATGCCCCAGCTGGTGCTGGCGGACCGGGATGTGATCCAGGCTTCGCATATGGAACAGCTGGAACACTACAACATGGGCGTCTACCGTCCCATGTACGAAAAGGCCATGACGCTTGTGCCGGATATCTATGCCTTCGCGGAATCCTGCAAGGAGCCTTACCTGAAAATCAATCTGTATCATGCGGAAGTAGCTGAACGGATCCGTACCCGGGCTCAGCTGGAAACACCGGATCTGGAACTGGTCTACTCCGAAATATCCTCCCTGGAATGCTCCGCCCGCGGCGTCAGCAAGGGCTCCGGACTGGAGCGCCTGTGCGGCCTGCTGGATATTCCCCTGGAAGCCTGTATCGCCGTCGGCGACGCGGACAACGATATTCCCATGCTCCGCGCAGCCGGGCTCGGGATTGCCATGGGCAACGCACCGGATTATGTCAAAACCGCCGCGGACCGGATCGTATCCGATCAGGACCACGGCGGCTGTACCGAAGCCATTATGATGCTTGTAAAAAACTGA
- a CDS encoding serine hydrolase domain-containing protein: protein MTEEHEVQQRLAAFIGQETEYWDFWGAIRIIKNGKILWETSRGYSCAEFGVKNTMSTRFTIASVTKQFTAFAVMLLYDGGLISLDADANTYLPEDMQIPSGITVHDLLAHTSGLYNFYNFEDDFYIGEDRLPYDRKAFLNKWILKQPMSAPGESFNYNNSNYNLLAWIIEYVSKQSYAGFLHENIFLPLGMTSTVFDDGLAVHENKAANYMHDYGKTVRVPYVNNLFLTGAGALVSNCDDLQKWYECLKEGKLLSAKAYKRFFAENMNHYCYGLNRYDRNGITMYSHGGDANGIAAYTQYFFEDDLCIIILSNNESLNQYRLGEGIADILYGKEPQHAVKPDEIPVSEEDLRKFTGTYLPGKIHIEVKNGKLYLVRVNQNIHIELYCIGPNTFIRRHEEQGYTHNLLPEGAEKPTVWGYELISKEYM, encoded by the coding sequence ATGACAGAGGAACACGAAGTTCAGCAGCGCCTGGCTGCATTCATAGGGCAGGAGACAGAATACTGGGATTTTTGGGGCGCTATTCGTATCATAAAGAACGGAAAGATCCTATGGGAGACCAGCAGAGGATACTCCTGTGCTGAGTTCGGCGTGAAGAACACCATGTCCACTCGCTTTACCATCGCATCGGTCACAAAGCAGTTTACTGCCTTTGCGGTGATGCTTCTGTATGACGGGGGCCTTATATCCCTGGACGCGGATGCGAATACATATCTTCCGGAAGACATGCAGATTCCTTCCGGGATTACTGTTCATGATCTTCTTGCCCATACCTCAGGACTGTATAACTTTTACAACTTCGAAGATGATTTCTATATTGGGGAGGACAGGCTGCCTTATGACCGGAAAGCATTCCTCAACAAATGGATTCTGAAGCAGCCGATGAGCGCCCCGGGCGAATCGTTCAATTACAACAATTCGAACTATAACCTGCTGGCCTGGATCATTGAATATGTATCCAAACAGTCCTACGCAGGATTCCTGCATGAAAACATATTCCTTCCGCTGGGAATGACCAGCACCGTGTTTGACGACGGCCTGGCTGTTCACGAAAACAAGGCAGCCAATTATATGCATGATTACGGGAAGACGGTTCGTGTGCCGTATGTCAATAACCTGTTTCTGACGGGAGCCGGGGCATTGGTCTCGAACTGTGACGATCTGCAGAAGTGGTATGAGTGCCTGAAAGAGGGAAAGCTGCTGTCCGCAAAGGCGTATAAACGGTTTTTTGCAGAGAACATGAATCACTACTGTTACGGACTGAACCGGTATGACCGAAACGGCATAACGATGTATTCCCACGGAGGAGACGCTAACGGGATTGCCGCGTATACGCAGTATTTCTTTGAGGATGATCTCTGCATCATCATTCTGTCCAACAATGAATCGCTGAACCAGTACCGGCTTGGGGAAGGCATCGCCGATATCCTGTATGGGAAAGAACCGCAGCATGCGGTGAAGCCGGACGAGATACCGGTCTCGGAGGAAGACCTCCGGAAGTTCACAGGTACATATCTTCCCGGCAAAATCCACATTGAAGTGAAGAACGGAAAACTGTATCTGGTGCGCGTCAACCAGAACATCCATATTGAACTGTATTGCATCGGCCCCAATACATTTATCCGCAGGCATGAGGAGCAGGGCTACACGCACAATCTGCTGCCGGAAGGTGCAGAAAAACCAACTGTATGGGGATATGAACTGATCAGTAAAGAATATATGTAA
- a CDS encoding GNAT family N-acetyltransferase, translated as MLQLIKRCPEYAEGYKSYCQEAYDHNIVFFRPSNPKYLVDDWFERTKEWYDQKEKGLVEGQPVSFHYWAVDDGRFIGEFQLRTEFPPKVMQDIGSVGYAVRVSEWNKGYGTQILRRGLEIAKEHGMEKVLLTINEKNAASIHVCEKLGGKLWDTIERDNEAEGHHLVRRYWIML; from the coding sequence ATGCTTCAGCTGATCAAACGATGTCCTGAATACGCGGAGGGATACAAATCATACTGCCAGGAAGCCTATGATCACAACATTGTATTCTTCAGGCCTTCAAATCCGAAGTACCTGGTGGATGACTGGTTTGAGCGTACAAAAGAATGGTATGATCAAAAGGAAAAGGGGCTTGTGGAAGGCCAGCCCGTCAGTTTTCATTACTGGGCGGTGGATGACGGCAGATTTATCGGAGAGTTCCAGCTGAGGACAGAGTTTCCCCCGAAGGTGATGCAGGATATTGGAAGCGTCGGCTACGCGGTCAGGGTATCGGAATGGAACAAGGGATACGGAACGCAGATCCTGCGCCGGGGCCTGGAAATTGCAAAAGAGCATGGCATGGAAAAGGTGCTGCTGACGATCAACGAAAAGAATGCGGCGTCCATTCATGTCTGCGAAAAGCTGGGTGGAAAGCTTTGGGATACCATTGAGAGGGATAACGAAGCAGAAGGCCATCATCTTGTCAGGCGATACTGGATCATGCTGTAA
- a CDS encoding MFS transporter, with protein MNKHSFKQLHSFLLLWGSQTVSQLGTAMTDYVVIIWVYSQRGTASSVTLLTVCTFLPTIFFRFLAGSMVDRQDKKRIMLIADLVAACGTLAVFVLHSAEVLQIWHLYVINFLLSLMNAFQEPASFVAVSMLVPKEQYARVGGLQGFSGAAVSILAPALGALLLASGGLDLVLMIDLATFAVAFLVLLFLIRIPEPERQATEEEPFSETCLAGIRYLKDHKAILRITLFLAVINFLAKLGNDGMLSPFILGRTGNSQAVLGLVESFTAMGVLAGSLLATLLKPAKKRTRLIFIATGLVFSGNIIQGLTSRPWLWCAAAFGSYLMAAVMNVNMDILMREKVPVEMQGRVFSAKSTLQNFTIPPALLLGGLLADTVFEPFMAAGSPAQQALYGFFGTGKGAGIGLMFFIIGIAGMLVSFTRLRKPVYRELDRTETDALQKKGNGGNDHE; from the coding sequence ATGAATAAACATTCTTTTAAACAACTTCACAGTTTTCTTTTGCTATGGGGATCACAAACCGTATCCCAGCTTGGGACGGCCATGACGGATTATGTGGTGATTATCTGGGTATACAGCCAGAGAGGAACCGCGTCCAGCGTGACCCTGCTGACAGTATGCACTTTCCTGCCGACAATCTTTTTCCGCTTCCTGGCCGGAAGTATGGTGGACCGGCAGGACAAAAAGCGGATCATGCTGATCGCGGACCTGGTGGCAGCCTGCGGAACGCTGGCTGTGTTTGTGTTGCATTCCGCGGAGGTTCTGCAGATCTGGCACCTGTATGTGATCAATTTCCTGCTCAGCCTCATGAACGCTTTCCAGGAACCGGCATCCTTTGTTGCTGTCAGCATGCTGGTGCCGAAGGAACAATATGCCCGGGTCGGTGGCCTGCAGGGATTCAGCGGAGCCGCTGTATCCATCCTGGCCCCTGCGCTGGGCGCGCTGTTGCTGGCTTCCGGCGGGCTGGACCTGGTGCTGATGATCGACCTGGCGACATTTGCCGTCGCTTTCCTGGTGCTGCTGTTCCTGATCCGGATTCCGGAGCCGGAACGTCAGGCAACGGAAGAGGAACCTTTTTCAGAAACCTGCCTGGCAGGGATCCGCTACCTGAAGGACCATAAAGCCATCCTGCGGATCACCCTGTTCCTGGCGGTGATTAACTTCCTGGCGAAACTGGGTAACGACGGAATGCTTTCTCCGTTTATCCTTGGCCGGACAGGCAATAGCCAGGCCGTGCTGGGCCTGGTGGAAAGCTTTACGGCCATGGGAGTGCTGGCCGGAAGCCTGCTGGCAACGCTGTTAAAACCGGCAAAGAAACGGACCCGGTTAATCTTTATTGCCACAGGCCTGGTTTTTTCCGGAAACATTATCCAGGGGCTGACTTCCCGCCCGTGGCTGTGGTGCGCGGCGGCGTTCGGCAGCTATCTGATGGCAGCCGTAATGAACGTGAACATGGATATCCTGATGCGGGAGAAGGTTCCGGTGGAGATGCAGGGACGGGTGTTCTCCGCGAAGAGCACCCTGCAGAATTTCACCATTCCGCCTGCGCTCCTGCTGGGCGGCTTGCTGGCGGATACGGTGTTTGAACCGTTTATGGCGGCAGGTTCCCCGGCGCAGCAGGCGCTGTACGGGTTTTTCGGGACAGGAAAAGGAGCCGGCATCGGACTGATGTTCTTTATCATCGGGATTGCCGGGATGCTGGTCAGTTTCACCCGGCTGCGGAAACCGGTCTACAGGGAACTGGACCGGACAGAAACAGATGCATTACAGAAAAAAGGGAACGGAGGAAACGATCATGAATAA
- a CDS encoding Type 1 glutamine amidotransferase-like domain-containing protein: MNNHKAIAFFSGFPDRRFTDEIAERLEKELPVRRCIVFITACPVDYQQNDEDSAGMHRMFEEYGIGFERFCVVDARMEHADAQKRAREADCFFLMGGGVCAEQMQLMRDKGIYDIVRDGPAMVLGVSAGSMNMGKTTVDIWESLVPYEGLGFADITMIGHFSYDDTERLRLMKAVSMERPVCAMEDESAIFITDGRVDIIGIIHRIDKGEVGLFTAEEVKF; encoded by the coding sequence ATGAATAATCATAAAGCAATCGCATTTTTCAGCGGATTTCCGGACCGCAGGTTTACGGATGAAATTGCCGAACGCCTGGAAAAAGAACTGCCCGTGCGCCGGTGTATTGTGTTTATTACCGCCTGCCCGGTGGACTATCAGCAGAATGACGAGGACTCTGCCGGGATGCATAGGATGTTTGAGGAATACGGCATCGGCTTTGAACGCTTCTGTGTAGTCGATGCCAGGATGGAACATGCCGACGCGCAGAAGCGGGCCCGGGAAGCCGACTGCTTTTTCCTGATGGGCGGTGGTGTCTGCGCCGAGCAGATGCAGCTGATGCGTGACAAAGGCATCTATGATATTGTCCGGGACGGCCCGGCAATGGTCCTGGGCGTCAGCGCCGGATCCATGAACATGGGAAAAACCACGGTGGATATCTGGGAATCCCTGGTTCCGTATGAAGGGCTTGGGTTTGCTGATATCACGATGATCGGCCACTTCAGCTATGACGATACAGAACGGCTGCGTCTTATGAAAGCGGTTTCCATGGAAAGGCCTGTCTGCGCCATGGAGGATGAGAGCGCCATCTTTATCACAGACGGAAGAGTTGATATTATCGGCATTATTCACCGGATTGATAAGGGTGAAGTCGGGCTATTCACGGCAGAAGAAGTCAAATTTTGA
- a CDS encoding GNAT family N-acetyltransferase codes for MLQDYLINKPILETDRLIIRTLNESDVADLKEWLGRDEIYTYWGRKANRNEKNPELMFGPDPRPWVKRKPSPDFDWGIVLKESNKVVGMIAIFDIQNARMGDIGYRVNPEYWNMGITTEALKEVIRFIFENTEIERLNGRVDVRNIGSNKVMEKCGLIKEGTVRQGKMVSVYCDYNIYGMLRDDYMGLLK; via the coding sequence ATGTTACAGGATTATCTGATCAATAAACCAATTCTTGAAACTGACAGATTGATTATTCGTACGCTTAACGAAAGCGATGTGGCTGATTTAAAAGAGTGGCTGGGAAGAGATGAAATCTATACATATTGGGGAAGAAAAGCAAACAGGAACGAGAAAAATCCTGAACTTATGTTTGGCCCTGATCCCCGCCCCTGGGTAAAAAGGAAACCTTCTCCTGATTTTGACTGGGGAATTGTATTGAAAGAATCCAATAAAGTGGTAGGCATGATTGCGATATTTGATATCCAGAATGCCAGAATGGGTGATATAGGATACAGAGTTAATCCGGAGTACTGGAATATGGGAATTACTACAGAAGCTTTAAAGGAAGTGATACGGTTTATATTTGAAAACACGGAAATAGAGCGATTGAACGGGCGTGTGGATGTAAGAAACATTGGCTCAAATAAGGTTATGGAAAAATGTGGTCTTATAAAAGAAGGAACCGTTCGCCAGGGGAAAATGGTTTCTGTTTATTGCGATTATAATATTTATGGTATGCTCAGAGATGATTATATGGGCTTGCTAAAGTAG
- a CDS encoding helix-turn-helix domain-containing protein, which translates to MSFGKNLQYLRQLSANMTQEALAEKLNVSRQTISKREMDAANPEMDKAIEICKIFNCSLDNLFRDEMDKRSDAYSNLRTEEVEGFRYVEYTVISREPEADAIGRMYKCAEENGIADPKVIGWDFPKVSQEQVNVFNMHGYTAALILPKGVTPEGYEIKEQPAHKYAAIHIDRPFDNPFVTIPGAYHTLQDYMRTNGLIHVENEVIPGFETDVEGMDVYIACQ; encoded by the coding sequence ATGAGCTTTGGCAAAAACCTTCAGTATTTAAGGCAGCTGAGCGCGAATATGACACAGGAAGCGCTGGCAGAGAAGCTTAACGTAAGCCGCCAGACCATCTCAAAGAGGGAAATGGACGCGGCGAATCCGGAAATGGACAAGGCGATTGAAATCTGCAAAATCTTTAACTGCTCCCTGGATAATCTCTTCAGGGATGAAATGGACAAGCGCAGCGATGCCTATTCAAATCTCCGTACTGAGGAAGTCGAAGGATTCCGCTATGTGGAGTACACAGTGATCAGCCGTGAGCCGGAAGCGGACGCCATAGGCAGGATGTACAAATGCGCGGAAGAGAACGGGATCGCGGATCCGAAAGTCATCGGCTGGGATTTCCCGAAGGTATCGCAGGAGCAGGTGAATGTGTTCAACATGCACGGATATACCGCGGCACTGATCCTGCCGAAGGGTGTCACGCCTGAAGGGTATGAAATCAAAGAACAGCCTGCGCATAAATACGCCGCGATCCATATTGACAGGCCGTTTGACAATCCCTTTGTAACGATACCCGGAGCCTATCATACCCTGCAGGATTATATGAGGACGAACGGACTGATCCATGTGGAAAATGAAGTGATCCCCGGCTTTGAAACAGACGTCGAGGGCATGGATGTCTATATTGCCTGCCAGTAA